ttgatttacaaacaaaaacattcccgttttttccgttttaagtataatatattaagaattttACTTTCGACCCCCCGATATACCAACTAATTCCAACTTTCTACTAAAAATAACTCTCAAAATTGACTATAAAAttgctataaaaatgtatgattggcacaaaaaataccttttatcattttaaataaaaccaataccTCATTTTTCTGCTCATAATCTAAAAATCATTCAGTAACTTTTTGTgagacattatttttattttgaaaacaatgttACTGTGATttcatattgtgtatataattggtataaaagaaaatattttctagTCGTTAACTATAGTGAATTCTAATTGTGTATGCCATGatgaaattgtttaaatttcttTGACACAGCGctgtggttataatttatagcttacATCCCAACAGATGACAAAATcattatatgaaatttaaagaTAACTTAATTTATGATAGTCAATTTGagatgtttatatttatttccgaACTGTTGTATCGATGAtataactatagtaaaataatgattttataatatataggtaataatatttatttatgtcttaattatgtcaaaatattatagtacaataattattaataatatatcaatataaataagttGAATGGTAGTCGAAGAACAgctaaatataggtaatttaatcgCAATCATCGTATATCTTGATATATCCTGATTGTGCTGACTGCTACTATATAATTGATACacatattgacatatttatttgaatacaatatattcttaTTGTGCAACTgagtaaaaactattataatattattaaacgattgTTTATCTTAATAGAACTACGATGCTATTGAATTACACAATAGATTATAATctgagaaattaaatttatcggtTGTATACATACAACGAGTGGAACAAATGGAAAAGTTTTCTGGACTACAAAgtcataaattacaaattagaaTTTTGCGTTCTTTAATTCATCGATCGATGTCAACAGAAACTTTGAGCTCTTTGTAGTACGATGGGTTAGTAGGAAAGAATTAACGATGTTAGGATACATGGCTCTTATAGTCATTGATTTCGAATTAATAGGTTATACACACAATGCATACACACTTACaaatacacatatacacaccTACATAAACGtcatacacgcacacacataccAAAGGCCTTTTGTGGGTTTAGAGTTTCGACGGGCTGCCGTGGCACAAAACGGTGTTAACAACACAATTGGCCAAGTTTGGCCGTTTGAACTTTTCACGATAGATAGTTTTGACTAAAACGAACGACGCGACCGCCACGGTGGTGGTGGATGTAAACACCGTCACAAATTCTTTGTACAACAATATCGTCCACGTATCGGATATAATAGCACATTGCGGATGCAAATATAGAATTACAGTCACCgtttaataatgtaggtattaattaatatagtatagtggTATATTTCGATATAATATGCGTATCCGTAGTTCGACGATTCAAGAATATTAAGCAGattcattaaataacaataaatttaaacagtttaaaaaaattactaaaatagaatattattatcataatagctataatattaatttaaaaccagtattaatttttttttattattattagcttcaacatatttgtttattatccttgtgtacaattttaaatataattatgcagTTTGGTTTCAAATAACATCTGTGAAAAACATAGGGCGAGCtctttttacaaatattaaatacacatataaattatagaaatagaGAAGCTATCATGACAGCAGGTAGCTAGGGCAGGACCTGCAGGTAGCTTAACCTAAGCTAATACCTAAGAAAGCTTTAACGCCATTAACCCGTATTTCAATAATTGTTCTGATCACAAATTACGGTCATCTCATTActagatatacctatacatgtgATTGAACCCACATTAAatctgtattaaattaaattagttttagatgttttgagttatttattttatcaggaAAATACGTTAAAGTACCTTGAAATGGCTCAGTGAGTCACTTTTAATTAGTATTACCTacactatttaattttactattttataagttatattgcataattaattatatcacagACAACGCACTCAGATtgcattttgtttaatatttaattgtttgaatatgTTTTACTTGTTCtatttttgatgatttaatTGCAAagcgaatataaaataattaaatttcaatcaaacggtaaatttacaaatttaatttttgtttacagtTTACAGTAACCTAATGTCAAGATCCTAAAGAAAAAGCACTCTGTGCTTTAAGTTTCTAAGCATcgcatttttacaaataacagTAATGAAAAAAGAGGGGTAAGTGGGACGTGGGTGTCACTCTGTTATACAGTAGTTAACAAGTTGACCCTGACCACTGTAACggatggttttaaatttgaattcaatgatataaaacgattttaggtattcaaaaaacgattctgagctaagGCAGAAGTTtatcagcctataatattactataagtgtatttgatgacattattgtgattaaagtaattaattttactattagccattaggcattagtacaacagaaggttaaattcatttttccaaaaaattacgTTTGAAAATATcgttgtgtgtataaaataaaataatatactctaaaagtttcatatacctacgaataatattcttaaattacaacatagtaactaaaatttttaaatcatagctAATAAAATggatgttttaaaaacaattatcaataatacaCACATTTGTACATTCTATCTACACAATAgtatacaaaacattaaaatctgtggacttataaaaattacttaatcataagttataacgtatgtcatgtctttaaatatttattacactgagtcactataataaaatgtttacgcaGGTAAATTTGGCGCAAATGGGCTGTTGGaaataacatacctacctatacctactttattttggTATGAATAGGCTGtatcgaaaacaaattttttttggcgCAAATGGGTACTTACAATTTAACTATGTTTCagatataaaaaacatatatttaagaTTAGCAGttgggtatattttttttactaatgacgaactaaaatattgtatcactttgcacttatacaattattaaatacatatatttacaaccAGTATAGATGAtgaagtagaaaatcgaagGAATTTTACAGTCACAAAAAGTGATgacatactaaaaaaaaatattgtaaaatcaatacatacatcGCTCAGCTCTGAATCTAAAATGGGCAAATAGGTAAttaaccgctctgctgtacggtaGCTGGTGTCAAATATCAGATATCTTCATTAGTCACTGTCAATCGTTTGTGAAAtactaaaatttgaattcaatgataaatcataatatgaaaaaaattattagtgaaAATGATCTGTCGGTTacattactaaatatattttatattttacatttatatttatactaaaattattaatttttctaataggTACGTTAGGCACTTAGTTGTTAAACCATATAAAAAGgcaatactttacaattaatctaaatattttgaaaatgtcattggttacgaatataataatttacgaaaGAATTTCAAGAACTCACAAAtagttttgaattacaataaaataactaaaatcataattcattgactatttttcaaatgactaatttttttaaaattagaacttcaaaggctaataaaaaaaatcactgttattatgtattttaatattttcaaatatccaTAAGAACAACTTATGTGGATCTTGTATTCTACAAGTTCAAACgcagtctaaatattttgaaaatatcattgagTGTAGAAGACGATGACCAAGTAACAAGATCCTCTAAAGTACCAACAAGTTTCACTATTTTAAGGTTGAacattgaagcatttttactgctacAAAAGGGTTAAAGGTGATGaaagacaaaatataaataaattagtttaacaAAAGTAACAAAAACACAGAACTTTtagttaggtaatataatttatgatgctATTGACAACTTTGATAATACATCTGATATCGAAGTAAAGGacattttaacaacaatttagataatcatattattattttataatttttttatcatatttattcacgtgtgacattataataatataatttcatagcTTAATCtacataagaaaatatattgaaacattttatctaaaatgttgatgatcgtattatataatattatactattattatgtattatttacgcATTATTTTATACCGTAATGTAggtacaattgtttttctattaataaatgtacatcACACATGttctaattttttgtttaaatttgtaacattattggttaaacaattaataaattataaataaaagtaaatacttaatttatcattgttatttatataaaatattatttcgcaAAAGTTATTAGTTGCTATTACATTAAGTAGAAACAATGTCCCTGATATTTCatgaaatagttaaaattaaaattataatagtgcttattttgagtatattttttttatcctccaTTAAAAACACAGAAAATTAGAATAtgattacttttaattttattattgtttataaaattattacatggatataaaaagataaattacaTTGAGCGTgacaataagtttatttattttacaatgatgtgtattttttttcgtgtctCACATAACCTTTTGACTTTTGAAGCAGTAGAAATCCTTCGATCTTCAACGTCAATATCTTTTCTGACAGGAAATTGAATCTTGTTGCTATTTTGAAAagaatcaaatgtaaaaatccCGGTACTTGACttgaataaacaatatttttttatttacatatggAGTTCAAGTTTGATGAAATTAAGCATTTAAACGAAGAATCAAGAGTGGTAAAAATACCAGCACTTAACTTGaataagcaatatttttttattaaaatattttaaaatatttttagacaaaatctaatttaaccttctgtatagtaggtactgaCTAACGCTACTACGCTTcgcttaatattaaataaattacctactttaatcacaataatatcgtaaaatatacttactatactatacaaaaattttaaaataaaaattaattataaatacaataaaatagaaatttgtttaGTGAGAAAAATGACAAATCTTGCTCTCGATTAACTGTTTAAAATTGGGGATCTGGTTAGTGCATGCTATCTTCATAATCATTTCAAGATGTTTGTTGGTTGTCTGGGATctgaacttatttttaataaaattcatttttgaaaaagatGACCCAATGACCCaattaaagtttagataagaTATGCAAAGCGACCAATTTATCAACAGTTGTCGGGAAATCGGtgaaaaccaataatatttaacaaaaataataatttacaacaataacacatagaatatagattatagaatgttgtcgtaatatgtgtttttattttttgtctacgGGCCGGATAAAATTTGTTCGTGGTCCGCCATTTGGTGACCCATGTtctttactatatatataatatataatatacaatattataggctcttcactcagaatcattttcacatacaataattttatgttattgaataaagatttcaaatgtaatacatcCACTTCATTAACTGCCTACTAATGTATAACAGAACGTTACCCACTTGCCCCCTTTTATTTATGATGGCCACATATTATGAAGACACATTTTGTATACGTAGTTGTGAACGAGGTCCCGAACAAAGCGTTTGATCGGGGTCACCATACTGAAAAGTAGACtgtatgtttatagtttatacgtcATACAGAAAGatatacatgaaaataatgtaaatgataaaatacaaaaataaacaaaattaattctaatatccaggacaaaatattaaataatgtttacaatGTAGTGCTAATACTctcattataatgttatatgcatttatgaacaaatatgcaataatcctctaaaatgcaaaatatgcaatatacaatttagtgtttaaattcGGTGTAAAATGAACCGTGGACATTTTAAAACCCCCTAGACGTGCATACACTTAgtacaaatatgcaaatgcatataattcTGGGCactactaataagtaatgattaataaaatcttACCACGTACGGCGCCACTGCAACAGCCGACAATAAAATTACACGGCAACCACCAAcacaaaatgataaattatatcgtGACACAATTACGCGTAACTACCAACGCAAAAGGAATACTACTCATTTGACCGGTCGCGGCGGCTCGTGTATATAAGTTAAGCCAGCCCTAATATAGGTGAGGGAATGGAGGGACAGGGAGTCTGTCACGTTTGGAATATCCGGGCGTTATAGTAGTGACATGGACGTATCTATAGAGCGATCGAGAACATTCTCGATCATTCTAGAACTGTCCCCAATCCTCCCGCCTTTGAAAGGACACCTTCAAAATgtacaaactaaaaataaagattaatgAATTGTTCTAGATACTTGTACCTTTTACAAAactatgagtatattatataaaattgtcttcaaaaatgtttttcataaaatataatgttagtcAAAATAGGACCCTTCTAATCAGGACATAGGCAACTTCACTAATTTCACCACTGGACACTTGAAAGTTCCTGCTGTCTTCGACGTCATAATGTGCACAACTTCTTCTGCACCTGGATGGACGACAATCATCCCTCCTGATTGTCATAACATGAGGCCGTCCCGCAGACTTTACGACCACCAAGTCAATGactttcaaatttgtattttggcTTGACCACTTTTGGCGTCCTTGCAATGTCTGAAAATACTCATTTGTTCATCGTTTCCAGAAACATTGTTGTGCTTGTTTGATCAGCTTCCATCTAGTTAGGTGGTTGATTTTAACGTCCATCAAGTTTAGCTCTAGAATTGCCATAAGTCCTATTAAAAAGGTTGTCCTATTAAAAAATACCCAGGTGTTAATGCACATAAGTTGTCTGGGTCATTGGAAACACTTGTAAGTGGACGCGAATTTAATATCCCTTCGATATGAATAATTAGCGTGGTCAATTCTTCCAcggtcaatatatttttatcaccgATGACTTTTCTCAAATGAGTCTTGACGATTTTTATTACCACCTCCCAGATTTCTCCACAAAAGGTTGATTAAAATACCAATGACATAGGATCCTACTTAGGTAGTAGAGTGTATCGGGTCTTTGCCTTGTGGAATAAAGATTTCAATTGCCAATTAGCACTCACATAATTTGTTCCAAAATCAAAGCGTATTTCAACAGGTATTCTATGACAAGCAGTGAAGCGATCGAAGGCGGCAAGAAACGCGTCCATATATAGGTCGCTTACCACATCTGGATGGATTATCTTTACTGATAGACACACAAATAGACCAAGATAAGCCTTATTAATGTTAGCACCTCATCGACGGCTTTTTTcagattaaatacattttttttttaaggataaCTTAGTGATTTAACTAATTCAAGTAtggataaataaaaacaagtttaCTTGAGCCACCAATCTTGATGGCTTGAGCTATGTTTAGCAGTATTTTTGCTATAGATCCATACATTTTGACAGTGATGGTACTGATAATTTGTGTGAAAACAATTACTTGTGggaaaaatcatttattattttcaaattaatatcaaaatcttCGAAGATGTGAATTTCACCTATCAAAACTAGCTGTATTTGCATGTACATGATCTGATTCAACCAGAAATCGAGCATCCAACAGACaggtaattcaatttattacaaCGAACGGCTCCCCACTCGCTACGCCTCtgaataactaattaaatagtaataataaagacGTTTCAAGCCGCCTATGCCATACATATGGTATTTGGCGTTGAAGTCGCCGGCCGCGATCAACTAgtcattattatgatttaatacagGTCATTTAGCTCTAATGCAGAGTTTGGGGGTTTGTAAGCCGCAGCTATATTGTATGAGCTACTGATGATTTGACCTCACCCATTTGGCTTCCTTGAACTTGTATAGCTTATATAATCGGGCCTGCTGAATACGATAGAAAAATCGGCTGATTCGTAAACCTGCTTGAAGGGGGAAGGGTGTCTCAAAAATCAACCGACTTTAGCGCATCAGACGCCAACATcaaatgatttgaaataattaaatgttgttataaAAATTCGGTTGATAAAAATTCAGATTCCaacatataaaaaacaattataaattttataaaacaaaaaaattataaaatataataattttataattttgtataacattttaattaatgttcaaATTGTTTTACATGTTAGAATCTGAATTTTAATTCACACCTTCCCTATCCATGGCCGTACTTGATGAGTTAGTATGTTGAATGGGTGGGTTCCAAATTCGTCCCTAAGCCCTCTGAGTGTCGTATTTTGAGGGTTCTGCGCTGTGTATATGGTGATGGTTATTCCGTTACAAATTATACTGCTCTACGTTAATGTTAAGTGCAGTACcaccataaaaatttttattttttaaattcacccaatccattatttttgaaaataacacgATTGCGATTTAAATagtctactaaataatttatatgagcTGAcgacttaaattaaaaatttgaaaatactaggtataacataatgagtacataatattataaactagtgTCATTGaaatacctaggtaatttattattaaccaaatgtttttgaaagtcgccaagctaagttcaattaattaattaaaaagaatattttttatataataattggacATTTTAACAACAATTCAGTCgatcttattataatttattcacgtctgatatatataatgttataatttcataagttaatgtacatgaaaaaaaaattcaaatattttatctaaaatgtagattatcgtattatatgataaaatattaatgttatctatgtattatttactcaCGTGCAATTGTATGCtgtattgtacaatttttttttaaatatatgtacaccacagatgttctttttttttgttttaatttgttacattattgggtaaacaattaatatataacacataataaagaaaaatggatacttaatttataaatgttattacaataaaatattatttcgcaAAAGTAATTGGTTTCTATCACTTCAAGTAGAAACAATATTCCAGATATTTCAAGTAAtagttaaaatgaaaattataatagtgcttattttgagtatatttttttaccctTCATTGACAACAcaaggtaattaaattattatttttaattgtattactgtttatagaattattacatgaattataaggataaaatatGTCGAGCGTGGCAATAAATGTACTGATTTTATTATGATGTGTGTTACTTTTTTGTGTCAGATTAACCTTTTGATTTTGAAGCCGTATAAATGCTTCGATATTTgacttcaatatattttctaataagaaATTGAATCTTGTTATAATTTTgtgagggggtcaaaagtaaaaatgtcccagcacttgatttaaaatttaaataaacaacatttttttattgacatgaAGTATATATTGGACGAAATTAGTCATTTTAacgaagaataatgattttagtgattttattattcataacctAATAGTgaattttgtaactatattttagtatagtagTTATGGACCATTCAGTAAACAAACACAtcaaagtattaactattaaataattattttgttagattttttCATTGGTTGAAATATTAAAGTACTTACAGcaatgtatttaaaactatacgACCTCTATGAATAACTATGATATTTGTTAGctttaaaaaaaggtattctctattttcactttttttttgtttcttagaTAGTACGGTCGTTGAAAATCAGATAATTTGCAATATAGCTGGAAGTGTCTGGACGAGTACTTATGTTTTCGATATAAACCAACTGCCAGAACgttgtaatataattacaataggtCAATATGCTTTTGACCGTGATGATGGTACTAATACCCGTATTATGGAATCAGATAAAGGTAGttatatacaacttatataCACGATCATTTAGCGACAATCACGCTGATTTCGTATGTTTGGTGTTTTTGATATGGGAATATACGAAGTCCCACTTGTTATGCAAAtcttttaaacatttatgtactgttcatgaaaaaaaattatctttgaaaatatttcgttaggcctttttttttagttaaaagaCATTAAGGGCTAACAGAATGCCGATCTGAAATATTggcgcatattatataaatatcaaatattgactTACAGATTACAGATTAGTGGGTAGTGCGCAACAAATGTTATGGCAAACCtcttgtaatttatttcatgATGACTGAAGTATTAACGATGAAAAGaaggaattaattattttatttgtattttccaatatttatcaagaatttatagaaattttcgaaaggcaaaaaaaaatttaaaaccacatatatcaaaataaaaatttcaaaaaaactaataaatggtatttcatggctattagttagctataataatattattattattattattaataattgaacaaaaatatgaaaatgataGTGATTATATTccgctatttattttttataaatattatacaattacaaatttattattttacataataccacatccacaaaatattataatttttcctaaTGTCAATAGTACGTTAACTAATAGCATTAATTAGAAATAGACATAAGTATTAGttaactcattaaaaaaaaatactaaatatattaaaattgtaatgattaaAGATGTAATACGAACCTTGATAGAAGCTAATAAACCTGTTTACACACGCATCGGGTTCGTGTATAAAGATGATTGGAGTTCAATATTTGATCCTCCGGATGCAGATGTATTTCAGACGGAAATATTTGATCCAttagtcaattttttaaatacaattaaagttaaTGGTCTTCTTATTAATTGTGAATtcatatacaataatgtaaGTAAAACAggatattaacattttatgttaaattgtatttttaaattcgaaTATTACAATGCTATgtgatttttggatttttttatcttgaataattttttagagTAGTAAAAATGCGTAGATTTTCGGGACTAACGAGaattttttgaaagaaattagttggtaaaaagtaaaaaaatccctataattattatcgtcaaaAACAACAACGAAAAAGGtgtgggcaagtgggtacctctctgctgtacattaggtgtagtgaggatcactgtaatggatgtgttaaatttgaattcaatgctattttatcatatcatataccaaaaacgattctgagaggagacaGCCTATCAgcttatattactaaatatattgtatgatatacatttatatattgctcttcaagtaatagtaataacgctgattataaataatttataatcaatagagtaatagagtaggtaggtagaaataatttgaaaaaaatgttttttttttgtacctctGACAcaataagtagttgaaataaaagtttttataatggcagttcaaaaatattaaagatacaaaaGATACATAGGCatgatattttgacaaaattcatcaagaTTACGAAATTTGCATatcattttgttgttaaaaatatattgaatgttaatcaattaaatatacttattttaggtTGATATAGATGATTTTGCACAAAAAATGAGTAACTTTGTGACTGCAATTAAAGAAAAAGTAGATAAACTAATAGTTGGTTTAATCATATCTGGTTGGTACTATGAAAGTTTTTCAGATAATACtcgtaagaaaaaaatattattattctaaatttagaaaatttgtAAATCACATCTTTATATTCCAATTATATTCTTcaagtttttgatttttcaataacaaataaaGCATTGGATCTTTATATCATTAATTGGTCAATATTAAACGATTGTGaagaagataaagataaaactGGTATGACTCCAATAACATCCACTACTCCGAATACGACGACTATAGtacgtacctatttttaaaaaagtaacattttatggcaatttaaaaaaaaaatttatattattttcaggaaCAAGTTACTTGTGCCGTGAGTAATTCAGATATGGATAAATCGAAAATATATGCTATGATACAAATGCTTCCAGTAATTCCAAAAAATCTTGTTCCCGAAGGCGAAAAGCGTATTTCAACATATTCTATAGTAtgattaatactattattatacgtagTTATTGATTTAATGGTGGCTAGTAAATTTAcgtttaagaataaaattaacatgGGAAATTTTTACACGAT
This is a stretch of genomic DNA from Acyrthosiphon pisum isolate AL4f chromosome A3, pea_aphid_22Mar2018_4r6ur, whole genome shotgun sequence. It encodes these proteins:
- the LOC100569633 gene encoding uncharacterized protein LOC100569633 isoform X2; this translates as MKIIIVLILSIFFYPSLTTQDSTVVENQIICNIAGSVWTSTYVFDINQLPERCNIITIGQYAFDRDDGTNTRIMESDKDVIRTLIEANKPVYTRIGFVYKDDWSSIFDPPDADVFQTEIFDPLVNFLNTIKVNGLLINCEFIYNNVDIDDFAQKMSNFVTAIKEKVDKLIVGLIISGWYYESFSDNTLFDFSITNKALDLYIINWSILNDCEEDKDKTGMTPITSTTPNTTTIEQVTCAFCASGQADSSQWCTNPPKLSYDQGAYAKTFYVGIVLQQLDTDDYESKCECGPFPVSNVIIDGWTGCPFNDCPKLDRS
- the LOC100569633 gene encoding uncharacterized protein LOC100569633 isoform X1; protein product: MKIIIVLILSIFFYPSLTTQDSTVVENQIICNIAGSVWTSTYVFDINQLPERCNIITIGQYAFDRDDGTNTRIMESDKDVIRTLIEANKPVYTRIGFVYKDDWSSIFDPPDADVFQTEIFDPLVNFLNTIKVNGLLINCEFIYNNVDIDDFAQKMSNFVTAIKEKVDKLIVGLIISGWYYESFSDNTLFDFSITNKALDLYIINWSILNDCEEDKDKTGMTPITSTTPNTTTIEQVTCAVSNSDMDKSKIYAMIQMLPVIPKNLVPEGEKRISTYSIFCASGQADSSQWCTNPPKLSYDQGAYAKTFYVGIVLQQLDTDDYESKCECGPFPVSNVIIDGWTGCPFNDCPKLDRS